From Helicoverpa armigera isolate CAAS_96S chromosome 17, ASM3070526v1, whole genome shotgun sequence, one genomic window encodes:
- the LOC110373834 gene encoding U3 small nucleolar RNA-associated protein 15 homolog, with protein sequence MAHISYPFKKTNKAVYQKPASVLTEDAIYWKKLGSPVLVKEFGAIDYLDFSPVEPYYFAATCSVRVQVYDPITKVVAKNISKFVEAAYGATFRADGRLLVAGSEEAAVKLFDVQSKNVLRVFTGHTGPVHRTLFTKDHVKIISYSDDKSVSLWDIATEEKINTFTEHTDYVRAGAASPISPEIILSGSYDHTVKLYDCRSNEVVLSVNHGSPVESTLFLPSGGIFISAGGTEIKVWDIFNGGKQLANISQHHKTVTTLRLASNNSRLMSASLDRHVKIYDISTFKVVHNIDFPNAVLSMAISKHDDTLAVGMIDGIISIRKREKPAKQSDEKKGLFKFAPDHIPTIITEEVQNKHKNKQNSKVTQGPEYDKFLRKMEFTKALSAVLKTYVATKYPEKTAALIQEMLRRQVLHVAMDGLNDKDIGSLLKYFKKNLGETRFTRVIIDAANVFVDVFESQVKSFPELNLWLYTSLMKEIEEEIEVCKRVSELEGAINLLMAGAQITETSDTLEINDNFAPSAKALKEIVIDV encoded by the exons ATGGCCCACATTTCATACCCTTTCAAGAAAACTAACAAGGCTGTGTACCAGAAGCCGGCTTCTGTTCTTACCGAAGATGCAATTTATTGGAAGAAATTAGGA TCACCAGTGCTAGTAAAGGAGTTCGGTGCTATAGATTATTTGGACTTCAGCCCGGTGGAACCTTATTATTTTGCTGCAACATGCTCAGTCAGAGTACAG GTATATGATCCCATAACCAAAGTCGTAGCCAAGAACATCTCGAAGTTTGTTGAAGCAGCTTACGGCGCTACCTTCAGGGCTGATGGAAGGCTTCTGGTGGCTGGCAGTGAGGAGGCTGCTGTTAAACTGTTTGATGTTCAGTCAAAGAATGTGCTCCGAGTCTTTACTGGACACACTGGCCCT gtgCACAGGACATTATTCACAAAAGATCATGTCAAAATTATCAGTTACTCAGATGACAAATCTGTTAGTTTATGGGACATAGCAACCGAAGAGAAGATCAACACTTTCACCGAACACACCGACTATGTGCGAGCAGGAGCCGCCAGTCCTATCTCACCAGAGATTATATTATCTGGAAGTTATGATCATACTGTGAAACTCTATGACTGCAGGTCTAATGAGGTAGTACTCTCAGTAAACCATGGTAGCCCagtagaatcaacactgttccTACCTTCAGGGGGCATATTCATCAGTGCTGGTGGTACAGAAATTAAAGTATGGGACATCTTCAATGGAGGAAAACAACTAGCTAACATTTCTCAGCACCATAAAACAGTAACAACTCTTAGACTGGCCAGTAACAATAGCAGACTGATGTCTGCATCATTGGATAGACATGTCAAGATATATGACATATCTACATTCAAAGTCGTACACAACATTGATTTCCCTAATGCTGTATTGAGCATGGCCATTTCCAAACACGATGACACTCTAGCAGTTGGTATGATTGATGGCATCATTTCAATACGAAAAAGGGAGAAGCCAGCAAAACAATCAGATGAGAAAAAAGGTTTGTTTAAATTCGCACCAGATcacatacctacaataattaCAGAAGAAGTTCAGAACAAACataagaacaaacaaaatagCAAGGTTACACAAGGGCCAGAGTATGACAAGTTTCTTAGGAAAATGGAGTTCACTAAGGCTCTTTCAGCAGTTCTTAAAACATATGTGGCTACAAAATACCCAGAGAAAACTGCTGCTCTGATACAAGAAATGTTAAGGAGACAGGTTCTTCATGTTGCTATGGATGGGTTAAATGACAAAGATATAGGATCATTACTTAAATACTTCAAGAAAAATCTAGGAGAAACAAGGTTTACTAGGGTAATAATTGATGCAGCCAATGTTTTTGTTGATGTATTTGAAAGCCAAGTGAAATCCTTCCCAGAACTTAATTTGTGGCTGTACACTTCGTTAATGAAAGAGATAGAGGAAGAAATAGAAGTTTGTAAGAGAGTGAGTGAGTTGGAAGGTGCTATAAACCTTTTGATGGCAGGAGCGCAAATTACAGAAACAAGTGACACACTAGAAATAAATGATAACTTTGCACCATCAGCTAAAGCTCTAAAAGAGATTGTTATCGAtgtataa
- the LOC126055829 gene encoding mitochondrial inner membrane protein OXA1L: protein MFKLLSRHGRPRSAVINYLSEKNFEVRKAKIYYVCSSAAPVRFASTGNSDAGKISPLIDSIPEAPPVPDPSTLIDLTAETVQAIAPNGEPTFASLGLGGWSPVGMVQQCLEYLHISLDVPWWGAILIGTVCVRLVMFPLVIIAQRNSAVMNNNLPEIQLLQLKMTQARQTGNQLESARYAQEMVGFMKEKGLNPLKNMIVPLAQAPLFISFFMGLRGMANCPVESMTYGGLGWFMDLTVPDQFFLLPIITSATLWATIELGVDGGRLEAQNMQMMRYFLRAIPVIMVPFTINFPGAILVYWCSSNFISLIQVGVLKIPAVREYFKIPKLVKHSAENLPIKKKGFIDGAKDSWTNMKISKELAERQRIDEMIFTRAGKGPLQKTYKFDPTKLSNVQAKPK from the coding sequence ATGTTCAAATTACTTAGCCGTCACGGCCGCCCTCGAAGTGCTGTTATAAATTACCTCTCTGAAAAGAATTTTGAGGTTAGAAAAGCAAAGATTTATTACGTATGTTCTTCAGCGGCACCAGTAAGGTTTGCTTCTACTGGTAACAGCGATGCAGGGAAAATATCTCCCTTAATCGATAGTATACCAGAAGCACCGCCTGTACCTGATCCATCGACACTTATCGACTTAACTGCTGAAACTGTACAAGCCATTGCCCCAAATGGAGAGCCCACCTTTGCTAGTTTAGGTCTCGGTGGCTGGTCGCCTGTTGGTATGGTCCAGCAATGCTTggaatatttacatatttctctGGATGTGCCATGGTGGGGAGCAATCCTCATTGGAACGGTTTGTGTACGCTTGGTTATGTTCCCTCTAGTTATTATTGCACAGAGAAATTCAGCAGTAATGAATAACAATTTGCCAGAAATTCAGTTGCTTCAATTGAAGATGACACAAGCTAGACAAACTGGCAATCAGCTTGAATCAGCCCGGTATGCTCAAGAGATGGTGGGCTTTATGAAAGAAAAAGGATTAAACCCATTGAAGAACATGATTGTTCCTTTAGCTCAAGCtcctttgtttatttctttcttcatGGGATTGAGAGGGATGGCAAACTGCCCGGTGGAGAGTATGACGTATGGAGGTCTGGGCTGGTTCATGGATTTAACCGTACCTGATCAATTTTTCCTACTGCCAATAATAACCAGTGCCACATTGTGGGCCACTATTGAATTGGGAGTTGATGGTGGCCGTCTCGAAGCACAGAACATGCAAATGATGAGGTATTTCCTCAGGGCAATCCCAGTTATCATGGTTCCATTCACTATCAACTTCCCAGGTGCAATTTTGGTATACTGGTGTTCCAGTAACTTTATATCACTTATTCAAGTTGGTGTACTGAAAATACCAGCTGTACGAGAATACTTCAAGATCCCTAAGTTGGTTAAACACTCAGCTGAAAATCTGCCTATAAAGAAAAAAGGTTTCATTGATGGAGCAAAAGATTCATGGACAAACATGAAAATTTCCAAAGAGTTGGCTGAGAGGCAACGGATAGATGAGATGATCTTCACAAGAGCTGGTAAAGGTCCTCTGCAGAAAACATATAAATTCGACCCCACAAAGCTATCAAATGTACAAGCAAAACCCAAGTAG